Proteins encoded together in one Nitrospirota bacterium window:
- a CDS encoding putative metal-binding motif-containing protein: MRSRLLYLVVSLAVALFYVFLLAVPCHAYTNLCFLEYGSVDSLYARIRYTCAAAPTSGSLGGGYNYLRDDCTYQAQYQAFGTTSYIPYADLGGGAAICGTATETYAGKPLVRYYFTRANWSNVLKCNTYTNLGDMHCPLVPNICNANSFDTSRLIISSCGPIVLNRSDATLQYMGCFAGALHTVDCPDYDCDGSPNSLDCASCDANRYPGAVEICGNSRDEDCNGSDLSCSVFNPNAGTGTMGIRAKGTAQFKEGRKGRGAGGYQILKNMQP, encoded by the coding sequence ATGAGATCAAGGCTTCTTTATTTGGTTGTTTCTTTGGCTGTAGCCCTGTTTTATGTCTTTCTTTTAGCTGTTCCTTGCCATGCTTATACCAATCTCTGTTTTCTTGAGTATGGAAGCGTTGACTCTCTTTACGCTCGTATTCGTTATACGTGCGCCGCTGCTCCTACATCCGGCAGTCTGGGAGGTGGCTATAATTATTTACGTGATGATTGCACTTATCAGGCTCAGTATCAGGCTTTCGGCACAACGTCATATATCCCATATGCTGATCTTGGTGGCGGGGCTGCGATATGTGGAACTGCAACGGAGACATACGCGGGTAAACCGCTTGTTCGTTATTACTTTACGCGGGCTAATTGGTCAAATGTTTTGAAGTGTAATACGTATACGAATCTCGGAGACATGCATTGTCCTTTGGTTCCCAATATTTGCAATGCTAACAGTTTTGATACTTCACGCCTGATTATCTCAAGTTGTGGGCCGATTGTTTTAAACCGTAGTGATGCGACATTGCAGTATATGGGTTGTTTTGCCGGTGCTCTACACACTGTTGACTGTCCGGATTATGATTGTGACGGCTCTCCTAATTCTTTAGATTGTGCCTCTTGCGATGCTAACCGTTATCCAGGTGCTGTTGAGATTTGCGGTAATAGTAGGGATGAAGATTGTAACGGCTCTGATCTGTCTTGCAGTGTTTTCAATCCTAATGCCGGTACAGGAACTATGGGTATTCGGGCAAAGGGAACTGCTCAATTTAAAGAGGGGCGAAAAGGACGCGGGGCAGGTGGTTATCAAATTTTGAAGAATATGCAGCCATGA
- a CDS encoding P63C domain-containing protein — MENEGKAKGGYARAEKLSADQRSEIAKKGASARWNPNEKILKATWGSTDRPLKIGDLEIPCYVLEDGTRVLSGRGMQTALELGQTRGQKLNKLINHPGIKPFISKELSLGISEPIKFTVKNIPRVVFGYEGNVLVDICDAVLQARKENKVPAKYSLVAEQCEILARALAKTGIIALIDEVTGYQAVRPQDALQKYLEMLVRKDLAAWAKKFPDEFYENIYKLKGWVWPGMKKNRFSVVAHYTRDLVYERIAPGLLHELETKSPKDETGNRKNKFHQWLTEDIGDPMLSQHLHSLIMFQRLALSSGYGWHRFVKMVDKVLPKKGTNLEFSFMNETEPNEP; from the coding sequence ATGGAAAATGAAGGCAAGGCAAAAGGCGGTTATGCAAGGGCTGAGAAACTTTCAGCCGATCAACGATCCGAAATAGCTAAAAAGGGGGCATCAGCGCGATGGAATCCAAATGAGAAAATATTAAAGGCGACATGGGGATCAACTGACAGGCCCCTGAAAATAGGTGATCTTGAAATACCGTGCTATGTGTTAGAGGACGGGACAAGAGTATTGTCAGGTAGAGGCATGCAAACTGCTCTCGAACTCGGCCAAACACGTGGGCAAAAGCTTAATAAGCTAATAAATCATCCTGGCATAAAACCTTTTATTAGCAAGGAGTTATCTTTGGGCATTTCTGAGCCTATAAAGTTTACTGTAAAAAATATTCCAAGAGTAGTTTTTGGATATGAAGGGAATGTATTAGTTGATATCTGTGATGCTGTTCTTCAGGCAAGAAAAGAAAATAAAGTTCCAGCGAAATATTCACTGGTAGCAGAGCAATGTGAAATTTTGGCGAGAGCATTAGCAAAGACGGGAATTATTGCCCTCATAGATGAAGTAACTGGCTATCAAGCCGTTCGACCACAAGATGCCCTGCAGAAATATTTAGAAATGCTTGTGCGTAAAGATCTTGCAGCGTGGGCGAAAAAATTTCCTGATGAATTTTACGAAAACATATATAAACTGAAGGGATGGGTTTGGCCCGGGATGAAAAAAAATAGATTTAGTGTTGTTGCTCATTATACGCGTGATTTGGTCTATGAAAGAATTGCTCCTGGGTTATTGCATGAACTGGAAACAAAAAGTCCTAAGGATGAAACTGGGAATAGGAAAAATAAGTTTCATCAATGGCTAACAGAGGATATTGGTGATCCGATGCTATCGCAACACTTACATTCTTTGATTATGTTTCAAAGGTTGGCATTGTCGAGCGGTTACGGTTGGCATAGGTTCGTTAAAATGGTAGATAAAGTATTGCCAAAAAAAGGAACGAATCTCGAATTTTCTTTTATGAACGAGACTGAGCCCAACGAGCCTTAG
- a CDS encoding helix-turn-helix transcriptional regulator — MNPHDIDVLIGINLKRIRTEKGLSQEKLGKLINNAKTKISALENGKEGLGKELMAKLCTALQVKPAEFYLESDTPIINNSDELKIIKTLREQPESKEVLIKISEAYELGDKKNSTGETKHGSNTAVKGETKKRLKSA; from the coding sequence ATGAACCCGCACGATATCGATGTTTTGATCGGAATTAATTTAAAAAGAATCAGAACAGAGAAAGGCCTATCCCAAGAAAAGCTTGGAAAACTAATCAATAACGCCAAAACAAAAATTAGCGCTCTTGAAAATGGTAAAGAAGGACTTGGCAAAGAATTAATGGCAAAACTTTGCACTGCATTACAAGTAAAACCAGCAGAATTTTACCTTGAATCTGATACGCCGATAATCAACAATTCAGATGAATTAAAAATCATCAAAACATTAAGAGAACAACCAGAAAGCAAAGAAGTTTTGATCAAAATATCAGAAGCATATGAATTAGGGGACAAAAAAAATAGCACAGGGGAAACCAAGCATGGCAGTAATACTGCAGTTAAAGGGGAGACAAAAAAAAGACTCAAAAGCGCTTAA
- a CDS encoding helix-turn-helix transcriptional regulator, with protein MLTHKELKARALNRVDVKAEYAKLDEEFSLLDEFLKARSSAGITQAEVADRIGTTQSAVARLESGKGKHSPSLATLQKYAHALGCRLELRLVNETVKAGRR; from the coding sequence ATGCTCACACACAAAGAACTTAAGGCTCGTGCTCTCAATCGTGTAGACGTTAAAGCTGAATATGCCAAACTTGATGAAGAGTTTTCTCTTCTCGATGAATTTCTGAAGGCACGTTCTTCAGCCGGTATCACTCAGGCCGAGGTTGCAGACCGTATTGGTACAACTCAGTCCGCAGTTGCACGTCTGGAATCCGGAAAAGGAAAACACTCGCCATCACTGGCCACATTGCAGAAATATGCTCATGCTCTCGGTTGTCGTCTTGAGTTGCGTTTGGTCAATGAAACTGTAAAAGCAGGGCGTAGGTAA
- a CDS encoding arginine decarboxylase, pyruvoyl-dependent has translation MLTPKKVFFTKGVGVHKDKLSSFEVALRSAGIEKCNLVYVSSIFPPECKILSKSAGLKLLSPGQITYCVMSRNETNEPNRLISAAVGVAMPKDCSNYGYLSEHHAYGEKAIISGEYAEDLAATMLATTLGIPFDPDQAWDERKQLYTASGHIFRTQNICQSAEGNKDGLWTTVLSTAVFVMD, from the coding sequence ATATTGACACCAAAAAAAGTTTTCTTTACAAAAGGGGTTGGTGTCCATAAAGACAAGTTATCATCTTTCGAGGTTGCATTAAGGAGTGCAGGTATAGAAAAATGCAATCTTGTTTATGTGTCAAGCATATTTCCGCCTGAGTGCAAGATCCTTTCAAAATCTGCTGGTCTAAAACTTCTGAGTCCCGGACAGATTACCTATTGCGTAATGTCCCGGAATGAGACAAATGAGCCTAACAGGCTCATCTCTGCGGCTGTCGGTGTGGCCATGCCTAAGGACTGTTCCAATTACGGGTATCTCTCTGAACACCATGCCTATGGCGAAAAGGCCATAATCTCCGGGGAATACGCGGAGGATCTTGCTGCAACAATGCTTGCGACAACGCTGGGCATTCCGTTTGACCCGGATCAGGCGTGGGATGAACGCAAACAGCTATATACAGCGAGCGGGCATATATTCAGAACTCAGAACATCTGCCAGTCAGCGGAAGGAAATAAAGACGGCCTCTGGACCACTGTGTTGTCTACTGCCGTCTTTGTCATGGACTGA
- a CDS encoding YkgJ family cysteine cluster protein translates to MTYKINNIVHSADCIKCDICCYFDQDEADCTPCFTQKEYEAIAPQLQEKLKMDDTGYYRPLLQSPQKNNEYSSCAFLIEKSHECGIYGVRPLDCELWPFRIAYANRGTEGQRDRDVALIVVSKEICPAMCKSMKIAPEIIDEIIFTLQQRKVFAEIVRGERHVYGNEPFHIYQRSIQKYVASGLMPQDSACITLSAKSGKTKNTAEAFLRVRK, encoded by the coding sequence TTGACCTATAAAATTAACAACATTGTCCATAGCGCAGACTGTATTAAGTGTGATATTTGCTGTTATTTCGATCAGGATGAAGCAGATTGCACGCCATGCTTTACCCAGAAAGAGTATGAAGCCATTGCTCCGCAGCTTCAAGAAAAACTGAAAATGGATGACACAGGCTACTATCGCCCTTTATTACAGTCACCTCAGAAGAATAATGAATATAGCTCGTGTGCTTTTCTCATAGAGAAGTCTCATGAATGCGGAATCTATGGCGTCAGGCCATTGGACTGCGAACTTTGGCCTTTCAGGATAGCATATGCCAACAGAGGGACAGAGGGACAGAGGGACAGAGACGTGGCGCTAATAGTGGTCTCAAAAGAAATCTGTCCTGCAATGTGCAAGAGCATGAAAATTGCCCCAGAAATCATAGACGAAATTATATTCACTTTGCAGCAAAGAAAAGTCTTCGCCGAGATTGTGCGTGGAGAACGGCATGTTTATGGCAATGAGCCGTTCCATATCTATCAGAGAAGCATTCAGAAATATGTGGCTTCAGGGCTTATGCCTCAGGACTCAGCGTGCATAACCCTAAGCGCGAAATCAGGGAAAACAAAAAACACGGCCGAGGCGTTTTTGCGTGTCAGAAAATGA
- a CDS encoding SET domain-containing protein-lysine N-methyltransferase, translating into MNPNLIFKTSASLLAELQEFKSSRVQEFAMDNPILEIRETARHDMGSFACQQIAQGQVIKVLDGEVLTFAECTERIKSGAENIDDPLQIEDDLFLDLDELSRVFNHSCDPNSGMRKKSELFALRDIMPGEEITFDYSAVVGINITPDMWTMECNCGAKNCRKRIGNILSIPEDQIGNYIQQGALQDYIKVQLKAIGYGL; encoded by the coding sequence ATGAATCCCAATTTAATATTCAAGACATCTGCATCTTTGCTTGCGGAACTTCAAGAGTTCAAGAGTTCAAGAGTTCAAGAGTTCGCCATGGATAACCCTATTCTCGAAATCAGGGAAACTGCAAGGCACGACATGGGTTCCTTTGCCTGCCAACAAATTGCGCAAGGGCAGGTGATTAAAGTGCTTGATGGAGAGGTGTTGACCTTTGCGGAATGTACGGAAAGAATAAAATCCGGCGCAGAAAATATAGATGATCCGCTGCAGATTGAGGATGATCTTTTTTTAGATTTAGATGAATTATCAAGGGTTTTTAACCATAGCTGCGATCCTAATTCAGGCATGCGGAAAAAGAGCGAGCTTTTTGCTCTCAGAGATATCATGCCTGGCGAAGAAATAACTTTTGACTATTCTGCTGTTGTCGGCATCAATATCACTCCTGATATGTGGACAATGGAATGTAATTGCGGGGCAAAGAATTGCAGAAAACGTATTGGCAATATTTTATCAATTCCTGAAGATCAAATAGGAAACTATATACAGCAGGGTGCGCTGCAGGACTATATCAAGGTTCAACTAAAAGCGATAGGGTATGGATTATAA
- a CDS encoding type II toxin-antitoxin system RelE/ParE family toxin: MTWTIAYYSESVQEEILALPAGFLARYLRYTDRMEVFGSDLGMPHTRPMGEGLFELRLKASEGIARVFYCTMVGKKIMMLHQVVKKTEKTPPRELATARRRMKEVKNAHTQRT, from the coding sequence GTGACCTGGACAATCGCCTATTACAGTGAATCCGTGCAAGAAGAAATCCTTGCCCTTCCCGCAGGCTTTCTTGCTCGGTATCTTCGATATACTGACAGGATGGAAGTTTTTGGTTCGGATTTAGGCATGCCTCATACTCGGCCAATGGGTGAAGGACTTTTTGAGTTGCGGCTGAAAGCCTCAGAAGGAATTGCACGTGTCTTTTACTGCACGATGGTTGGCAAAAAGATCATGATGCTTCACCAGGTCGTTAAGAAAACAGAGAAAACACCGCCCAGGGAGCTTGCAACAGCTCGCCGGCGTATGAAGGAGGTAAAAAATGCTCACACACAAAGAACTTAA
- a CDS encoding SET domain-containing protein, whose protein sequence is MNPKLEIRDTGSYGRGLFTKADIRKGELLSVFGGYVMTRLEEETLPEDFRDAGVMISEELCLGKISRDQIEPADYINHSCSPNAGFKGQIFLVAMQKIRGGGGGG, encoded by the coding sequence ATGAATCCGAAGCTCGAAATAAGAGATACCGGCAGCTATGGAAGGGGCTTATTTACGAAAGCAGATATTCGCAAAGGAGAGTTGCTTTCAGTATTCGGTGGGTATGTCATGACCAGACTTGAGGAAGAAACGCTTCCCGAAGATTTTCGTGACGCTGGTGTGATGATCAGCGAAGAGTTGTGTCTCGGAAAAATCAGCCGAGACCAGATTGAGCCAGCTGACTATATCAATCACAGCTGTTCTCCTAACGCTGGATTCAAAGGGCAGATATTTCTGGTTGCCATGCAAAAAATTCGGGGGGGGGGGGGGGGGGGATAA
- a CDS encoding SET domain-containing protein-lysine N-methyltransferase has product MTQGQVIKVLDGEVVTFDECMRRVTAGAENIDDPLQIDDQLFLDLDELSRTFNHSCEPNAGMRKRSELFALRDIMPGEEITYDYSSVVGINITPDMWTMECNCGASGCRKLLSNILSITEAQLRFYIQAGAVQDYIKVQLTERNYAIPK; this is encoded by the coding sequence ATGACCCAAGGGCAGGTGATTAAGGTGCTTGATGGAGAGGTGGTCACTTTTGATGAATGTATGAGACGTGTCACCGCCGGTGCGGAAAATATTGATGATCCCCTACAGATTGACGATCAGCTTTTTCTGGACCTTGATGAATTATCGCGGACATTTAATCATAGTTGTGAACCTAATGCAGGCATGAGAAAGAGGAGTGAGCTTTTTGCTCTCAGAGATATCATGCCTGGCGAAGAAATAACCTATGACTATTCGTCAGTGGTCGGAATAAATATTACGCCTGATATGTGGACAATGGAATGTAATTGCGGGGCCAGCGGCTGCCGCAAACTCCTCAGCAATATTTTATCAATCACAGAGGCCCAGTTAAGGTTCTACATTCAGGCAGGTGCTGTGCAGGATTATATCAAAGTACAACTAACAGAAAGAAATTACGCAATCCCTAAATGA
- a CDS encoding helix-turn-helix transcriptional regulator: MKKAYVRGRTLDEHIAEYMKVPDFKKAWDDLDPEFQVLKAMIKAREKSGVSQAELARRCGTKQSVISRLERGAFSKATLETIKKVADALDMQLEIKLHHRKA, encoded by the coding sequence ATGAAAAAGGCTTATGTTAGAGGAAGAACATTGGATGAACACATTGCTGAATACATGAAAGTCCCTGATTTCAAGAAGGCTTGGGATGACCTTGATCCTGAATTTCAGGTATTGAAGGCCATGATAAAGGCTCGCGAAAAGTCGGGGGTCTCCCAGGCTGAACTTGCCAGACGGTGCGGGACTAAGCAGAGTGTAATTTCAAGGCTCGAACGCGGCGCATTCAGCAAGGCCACGCTTGAGACGATCAAGAAAGTTGCAGATGCTCTTGATATGCAGCTTGAAATAAAACTTCATCACAGGAAGGCGTAA